GAAGTCCTTTCGCAACAACACCCATGTTGCAAAACATTTAAGTCGAAAAAAATATTTCGCAACATCATCTGTGTTGCAGAAGTCGTTCCGCAACAACACCCATGTTGCAAAAAAGTTAAGACGAAAAGAAATTCCGCAACATCATCTGCGTTGCAAAAGTTGTTCTGCAACAACGCCAATGTTGCATAAAAAAGTCGAGACAAAAAATAATAATTCTGTAACAGAATCTCTATTGTGAATGTTTCTGAAACATATGGTCTGTTGCAAAGAATAATTCTGCAACAATGCATTTGTTGCAATGATGAGGAAAGACCCGTGCCGCTGGATAACACCGGATCAAACGACCGTCAAGGcggcggatcttttaaaaagatctgcCGGCTTTTTAGCATTGTGGATCTAGTGATATCGGTATTCATGTGTTGTTCCCTTCTTGGATGCTTCGTCATTGAAGCACTTCTTTTACAATAAGGGGTGTTCTCATCAATGGCGATTGATCTTAACGTTTGCAGCTTCATGCTTGAGTTTGCTTCAACGGGATTTTTGGAGGTCATATTTTTTTCTTTCCTTGTTTGTAGGCGTTGGTGTTGGCTATGCACATCTTAGTCTTGTAGAGAGTCTTGGTGTGTAATACTTGTATTTTCTTGATGCGATttataaattaaaaaaaatctaCCCTTTATGAGGGAAAAACCCCCGAAAATAGTAGGCCATTCAAGTATTCAGCCCAAGGTAAGGACCAACggcaaagaaaaagaaaggcccaatAAGGAGTAGCCATCCAGCCCGCCTGGTTCTCTCCCAGTCTATCCCCAAGCCCAATTCGGCAATGCCACTGCTCAGCGAGTCGCCGGCCAATTGGGCGTTTCCCCATCTGTCGCAACCctctggcggcggcgcggcggcgtaggCATCCGGTGCGGCGTCGTGCCTCCGTTTCCACATCTTAGCCACACGCTGCAGCAGGCGAGCAGCGTGGCTTCATGTGGCCTGTTTATTGAAGATTATTGAAGAAAGAATACTCAGTAATTTATTCCGGCTTCCTGTTTCATTTCATGAGATTTGTTCGCCGTGAATTCACGAATTATTGAAGAATAAGGATTTCATGTGGCCTGTATCGCTATGTTCTTTGGGCTATTAGATCCCCGTGAGGATTAATCAGATTGTTTGTGACAATAGCAGATTATAGTATGTTCTAGTTAGTCGCATGCTTTTTTTAGATCCAGTTGCTTAACTGAATCCAGTTTATTTCCCTGCTATTTACATTGCCTAGTCTTATTCTCTAGCTCCCACAGTACTAATCTCGTAGAATTAATCTTTTTCACAGGTAGTCTTGTACTCCATCCATCCCCAAATAAGTGTCGCAGACTTAGTACAACTTACTAAGTctgtgacacttattttgggatggagggagtacttggcaTGGCCACACATAATCTAAAATGCTAAAAAGAACGGATACGGGGACACGAGATACGACCTTTTCCAAAAACAGCCCATCGGGGACATGGGATACGACATTTTCCAAAAACAGCCCATCGGGGACACGGCAAGTTTGTATAACAATAAATAAATATATGCCATGTAATATAGAGTTAAAGACAAAAAAAATAACGAGAAAGAGATCAGAATGGAGAATACTGCCCCATTTGTTGTCTGTTGTCTCCTATTTCGAGTGGTTGATTGATCATCCAGACCAGATCCAGGTCAATTGTCATTGCAACTTGCAAAACACATCACCAGGTGGTTGTCCTCCTTCACTCTCACGGTCTCACCCACAGATGATTGGCTACCTGCGGTGGCGCCACTCCCAGATGTTGTTTTCTAACATGAAGCACCAATCAACAGTTCAGAACAACATGAGGAAGCAACAAGCAAGCAGCATCACAGGAACAGCATGGCGAAGCAACAaggaagcagcagcagcaagggCATTGGGAACAGGGGAAGCAACCAGCAGCAACTCAACAAAAAATGGATTCAGATAGATGAAAGGGGTCGAGGTTACCTGCTCCAGCTTGGTTGCCGTTGGGAGGAGAGGCTTCTGCACTTGGGAGACGGCGGCAAATCCatatggcggtggcggtggcgactcCAGGAGGTGGCGGCGGGGAGTCCAGCATCTGGGAAACCCTATATTTTGTGGCGTCGACCAGTCCAGGAGGTTTCCCAGCTTTGTAGCGGCCGTGAATGCAACCTGCAAAGAAAAGGGCTTTCCTATCGGGCCGAAGCGTAGTTTGGCCGACCGAGTCCCCCACGTGACCCCTGCGTGTCCCTGCCGTGTCCTCCCTTTTTTTTAATCCGCAAAACGGGAAATATGGCGGGATACCgagcgtgtccccttgtccggccaTATCAGCACGGGGATTTGGCAACTTCTGCCGCGTCCATGCTTTGTAGCTAAAATGacaaaaaaaagggcaacctggtacatgtagctcccgcttgcgcagggtccagggaagggtccgaccactttgggtctatagtacgcagcctttccctacatttctgtaagaggctgtttccaggacttggacccatgacctcatggtcacaaggcagcagctttaccactgcgccaaggctaaaTCCGCACTTTCAGCTTGCAGCATGATCGCACATGTATTCAACAAAAGAAACCCCTTTCCAACTTGCAGCATGGGAAATGGTTGCTATTCAAGATCACAAATTAGGGTATTGTAACACATGTCAAATGATAATCAAGCTTTTGAGCTTACCAGTGCAGTAGTCAAGTTCAGTTCTGTTTATAGAAACATACCGGACTTGCTTCCCTAAACTGCCTTCTCTCGGTTGTTCCTTTTTTTCTATGAACAAGCAACTTACTTAGTGCACCATTTAATTTCAGCACGTGTTGTATTTTTAGTGATAGCACGCTAATATAGGCTCCCTGTATTCTGGAAATGTTAGGACAGCTTAATCCGGATTCTGAAGAAATGAGTACCTGTAAAAAGGCCAGGGCGGAATCTACATCTGTTGTGAGTTCAGACAGACTGAGCAGTCTACCTCCAGAGATAAAGGGCGACATCCTAACCCGTCTGAATGTCGAAGAAGCGGTTAGGACTAGCACCTTATCAACTACTTGGAGGGATGCATGGACTAATATGCCAAAAATATTTCTGCGCGATGGAAATTTTGCAAGAACCAAGTTCGTCACATTAGTCGATATGGTGCTATCACTCCACAAGGGAACTGTAGAGAAGTTCGATATTTCAGGTAGCAAAACTTACCATAACGAGTTCGACAGGTGGATGCTCATGCTTTCAAGGAGATCACCAAGATCAATTATAATGGAGTTGAAATCAGGGCCTGGTTATAGGATTCCCTCATGTCTATTTTCCATCGGCGATTTAGAGATTCTGTACCTGCAAAACTGCATCATCAGCTTGCCCCAGGTATTCCAAGGTTTCAAGAGATTAACTCGCCTCAACCTGAAAAATTTCTCGTCTACAGACATGGACATCCAAAATCTGGTCTCCTTCTGCCCCATACAGAGTTTTTTGGAACTAGCTTCTTTTGAGGGCATCAACCATCTAACCGTTCAAGCTCCTAAACTGAAACTTCTTTATCTTGTTGGGGACGTTGAGGACATTAATTTGGATGCCCCTAATTTGGAGATGGCTGCTCTCTTTCTTGATCACAAAGCTATAGCACATCATTCTGATCCAATTGCGCTTCACAAGGAAAGCTATGTCAAGCAGTTAGTGGGAAGCCTAAGTGACATCAAAACCCTTGCAATTAGCGACTCTTTACTGAGGGTGAGCTATTATTAGCTCTAGCATTACTATGGCCTTCTTTTGGCTCCTGACTAATCTGTATTGacacttcctttttctttttctgttcatGTTGTAGTATCTATCAAAAGGTTGCATACTTACAAAGCTCCCTGCCGTGTTTGCTCACCTGGAGGATATTTATCTTGCGATATGCTTTGGGGACCAGCGGCAATTCTTGGCCGCTTGTTCATTGTTTCAGAATGCCCCTAACTTAAAGAAGCTTGACTTGTGGGTACGTATGCCTCCAGTAAATCCTCTCCCTTCCTCAGTCATTCAACCCATGTTCATTCTTATATTTATGGCACCTAATTAATGAGTTGTGAAAAAAAATGCAGAGTCAATCTAAGAGCACATGGGATCAGGATCAGGATCAGGCGAGCATTCCAGAGCTTACCATGCAAGTGCAATTGGATCATCTCGTAACAGCCAGTGTGAAAGGTTTCAGGGGTGTGGACTGCGAAGTTGGTTTCGTGGAAAAGCTACTGAACTGGGCACCAGCTCTGGAAGAAGTGAAGATAGAATGGATGGGCAAAACAGAGTGCAGCATGGTTCTTGCTAAGCTATTAGCTCTGCCGAGGGTGTCTCCCAGGGCGAAGGTCATTGTTACATTTTGATAAGCTTGCATCCCTGCAGTCTACAGAGCACCCCCCATCACTTTGCCGCCAAGTAGGACTGTTTGATCTTTCTTTATGCCAAGACTAGATGATGGTTATATATGTGTGCATTTGAGGCAAATCATCAGGCAGAGGGAGTACTTAATGTGCTATTAGCAAGTGTTTTCCTTTGTTGAGCCGGGGACACACAAGCCGCTGTGGCCCTTCCTCAACTGCGTCAGTTCAGCTCGTCCTGCTTTGTCCCTTTGATATGCGTGTCGTAAATTCCTGCTTCTAGCAAATATATCTTTCCATAAGAATTAATCAAATATGTGATGACACCGTCATCTTGTATCCTTCTGCATGTGTAGACATATGAAGCCTGAATCAGTCTACCTTTTGGAAATCAAAGGATTTATCAGATTGGTTTCACATTTGAatgagtcttcattgctccttacaTCTCCTATTTTATTTTGGTTGATAAGTGAAATATTTGTATATCACCGTCGTCTTTAATATTCATCTATTGTTTGCTTCAGTACTATTCACTGGTTTTCAGGTATTAATTAAATCTCACACTTGGAATGCCCGGATTATCTTTCTATATATGTATGAGTATATAAGTGAAACACGGGTATAGCCATTTACTTCAAGATATATAGAAACGCAATACAAATAGGAGCACCCTTGAAGGACTGATCGAGTTTCACTTGAGACTCCAGAGGGAAAATTCATAACATGCTATCTTgtgttatgaaaaaaataccatatcCAAACAAACAAACCCTAGGACGAGTCATTACAGTAAATATACCATATTTCCTAGTGGTTTAAGCACCATATCATTATCCTTGTCCTTGTCCTTCTCCACATTCTCCTGACAAGCCGCCTCGTCATATTTGTCGGCGTTGTTCCACACAATGGAATCATCAGTTgcctcatcatcttcgtcatcgctCCACACATTGCAATCATCATTAGATGCCTCCTCATCCTCGTCATCACTCCACACATTGGAATCGTCATCACCCATTGAATGTTGAATGATGCGCTTGATATTGGTGACTACAGGTACCCCATTGCCATCAAAGTCACCTCCGAGGGATATGACGTCCTAATTCCATGCACTATGTCTCCAAGGAATGCAATGTCCATAATGCATGTGAAGGTGGTACTATATAGCTGAAGCAACCAAACACCTTTCCCCAGACAGACAAAAATGATGGGGCAGTTCACCTTGTTGGTCATGAAGATGGCAAGGCCATCTGGAGTCGACCGCACGATCACCTTACGAATCTCAAACCACTCTCGGGCATTTCCGATGATTGCGTCAAGCTCAGGGAGTGGCACGGTCGTTCTGAAGATTACCGCACCTCTTGGCTTGGAGTCGACCGTAAATGTTTATGGTCACATTTATGCTTTAACTTTGATGGTTTACATCATGTGCTTATGAAGTCCCGTAGCAGCgcacggggtatcatctagtatacCTAAGAGAGTCATCCCACTACTTCTAATTGTCTCCACATACGTGcttccacatcatcaaaattaaagtGGCCGTTAGATTTACTAGCTCTATCCACCACCGCCCGTCCAATATATGCATGAGAATCCTACAACGAGGGTGGCTTCTCCAAGAGGAACCCGGCGGTCCACCTAGCGGTTGCCCTCTCAAACCCACCAAAAAGACAAGGACAAAGGAGGAGGGCCCAGGGCGACCTGTTGGTGGTCCGGGGACCGTCATGGACTCCAAGCCAAGAGGGCGGCTGGAGTTGATCGCATCTGCCTCATGTAAATCCTAGCTCCCACCGTCCATATGAAGGGGAGCTAGGATAACTCTCGGTAGCAATCTCATCTATACCATTATAAATGCATGTATGTGTGTCTATATGAGTGTATGCATCTGTATAGTGATTCTATAATGGAGGGAGTAACTATCATCCTTTGTCCCCACAAAAAAGAATCACCAAAATTGTGTGGCGTGCTAGCTGACTCTTGTCATTATCATTGGGTTGAATGGTTCTGCGTTATTTAAGTCTCTACATGGTCGTGGTCGCGGTCCTATTTCACTACTATGATCGGAATAGCATTGACCAGCAAATCATATCATCACTGACGCGCGAGCTGCCTGACAGTGCCTCGGGGTTAGTGATAACTTGCAGTTACAGATAGGCCACCAGGCCTATCAGTGATATCAACGTATCACAAAATGCCAACTTGTCTGTGATAATAATTCCATTATCCATTTATTGTCTGAGCTTTACATATGGTTGTTTCACAGCCAGGTAAATGAATTTGACGAAACAACAAAACAGAATATGCACTCATTGATGTTGCACAATAACTTTACTTTTCATAAGACAGAAACATATAATTGGGGTTTAAAGCGATCATGTACATTGAACATACTTCATAGACAATATATGAAATATACTTGTATAACCCACGAAGATAAGTTGTTGTGATGTCGTAGTACTATATCATTGTCCCGAGTAGTCCACCCATATCTTGTATCTCCATTTCGTTTCAGTACATCTCCATATAAATCTTTTGTGATGTGCACAAAATATGCACATTAGAGGAGGTGCATGATGGAGAAAATGAAACTTTGTCTTTTTGTGCAGTACGCCTAAAATATAATCTGTTCCAAAACAGATTTATGAGCAAGTTATGACTTAGAATAATAACTTATGAGTGTGATTGTACTAAATGAAGATTACTTAAAACAATTATATATACCTTCGAAGTTGGTCGAGTGGTGACAAGAGTGTTGAAGGAGACACTAGAAGTTTTAAAGGCAAACTTAATCTCTAGAGTAGCAAGTGTCACTCTTGACACTTCTCCCTAGCAATTTTTTGTGCAgtgtgacggtgtcctagactagggggttccTACCATGTCGATTCTCGGCCAGGTGG
The Triticum dicoccoides isolate Atlit2015 ecotype Zavitan chromosome 3A, WEW_v2.0, whole genome shotgun sequence genome window above contains:
- the LOC119273622 gene encoding F-box/FBD/LRR-repeat protein At1g13570-like → MSTCKKARAESTSVVSSDRLSSLPPEIKGDILTRLNVEEAVRTSTLSTTWRDAWTNMPKIFLRDGNFARTKFVTLVDMVLSLHKGTVEKFDISGSKTYHNEFDRWMLMLSRRSPRSIIMELKSGPGYRIPSCLFSIGDLEILYLQNCIISLPQVFQGFKRLTRLNLKNFSSTDMDIQNLVSFCPIQSFLELASFEGINHLTVQAPKLKLLYLVGDVEDINLDAPNLEMAALFLDHKAIAHHSDPIALHKESYVKQLVGSLSDIKTLAISDSLLRYLSKGCILTKLPAVFAHLEDIYLAICFGDQRQFLAACSLFQNAPNLKKLDLWVRMPPVNPLPSSVIQPITWDQDQDQASIPELTMQVQLDHLVTASVKGFRGVDCEVGFVEKLLNWAPALEEVKIEWMGKTECSMVLAKLLALPRVSPRAKVIVTF